AAACAACCTTAACTGTTTCTGCATGACCTGTATCATGGCGGCATACCTCTTCATATGAAGGATTTTGCGTCCGGCCATTGGCATACCCTACACCGGTTTCTGATACTCCCTGAATACACGCAAAATACTTTTCCGTACCCCAGAAGCATCCTCCTGCTAAATAGATGGTTTTCTCATTATTATCACTAATATTCATTGTCTTCTCCTTTCACTTTTTATATCCTTAGGTAATTGCAACTTAATTTAATAAATTTCTCATTTTAATTTAAAATACGCAGGATATTGCTCCATTAGTTCAATCTTATTTAGTTTATACCGGGACAAATGGTCTGTAATGACTTCTTTTGCCAGTTCTTTATCCTTATTTCTGATTGCGTCGACTAATTTTTTATGATCCGATATGTTTTTAGAATCCTTGATAACCGATAGGCTTAATCTTCTGACACGGTCAAAATGAGTCATCATGCCGCTGATTAAATCATACGTAAATTTCTTATTATTAATGGTAAACAGTAACTCATGAAATTCATTATCTAATTGCAGCAACTTATCTTTAGCTCCTCTTTCCAGATAAAAATCCTGCAATCTTAATATTTCTTCCAGCGCAAGAAGGTTTTCCTCACTTGCTGCATCACAGGACTCCATAACCATAGTTTGTTCTAAGAGCAGACGAACAAATCTTGCCTCTTCTACCAATTCATTATCAATTAAGGAGATAAAGCTTCCCCTTTGGGGATAAATTTCTACTACTTTTAGTTTACTAAGCTCTATCAATGCTTCTCTTACAGGCGTTCTGCTAATTCCCATCTCTTCTGCAAGTTCATTTTCACTTACCATACTGCCAGGAGTAAGCTCCAGAGAAATAATATTGTATTTTATAACCCGGAAAGCATATTCCCTGGCGGTTTCTTTCTCCATTCGTTCCATTGTATACATTGCTTTCCTCCACTTTCCTATATTTCCCTGCTGCTTACTCATGACTTTATAAAATAAATTTTTGTCTTTTTCTGGTGTACCTATGTTATTATAAATGTTGCTCTTCGTCAAGATACTTTTTCAAAGTGTCTCGAACGGCGCCCTCTCCCTTTATCATTTCTTTAAAGAAGCCTTCGATTTTCTCACCCAAACCAACCTTATATAAATCAACACCAAAGATTAAATCATTTGACAATATATCTTTAAGACACTTAGTAACATCTATATTCTCTCCCAAGTTAATATCAGAAAATAGGGGTACTAAATGATTCAGCATCGGATCAGGACTTAACTCAAATGGTTGTCCCTTATCATTAACCCCCATTAAATAACGGCACCAACCAGCTAATACTAGAGGTATAAATGTAAGCTGCGTCACATCTAAATCCGGTCGCTCTATATACGCCTTAATTGTTTCACCAAACCGAATACTTAGCTTTTGTGAGGTATCACAGGCGATTCGTTGCGGTGTGTCTGGCATAAATGGATTAGGAAGCCTTACACTTAAGACTTCTTGTAGAAAATCGGCAGGTTTAATGATACCCGGATCAACTACTACCGGAAGCCCTTCCTGATATCCGATTTTTTTAATCAGCGCAGTTAACTCCTGATCCTTCATCTCATCTGATATTTTATCATAAGACAAAAGACAACCAAAGATAGCCAATGCTGTATGCAAAGGATTTAAGCAGGTACACACCTTCATTTTTTCAACCTTATCAACGGTAGCCCTGTCGGTATATATAATTCCGCCCAAGTCTAACGGCAGTTTTCCATTGTTAAACGCATCCTCTATAACCAGATATTGTGGTGCTTCAGCATTTACAAAAGGTGCAATGTACGTATTCTTTGATGTAATATAGGCCTCCGTATCTTCAAAACCGTCTGCTTTTAAAATTTCCAGAACAGAGTCTGCTGGTCTTGGTGTAATTTTATCAATCATAGACCAAGGATAGGAGATGTCTTCGGATACATATTCAAGAAATTCAGGTGCTGTAATCCCGTTTTCCACCCATATTTTCGCAAATGACGTTACTGCTTCCTTTAATTTGCTTCCATTGTGGGAGCAATTATCCATACTTACTAAAGCTAAGGGAAGTTTTCCTTGCAAATTCCCTGGAAGTTTTCCTGCTAAAAATCTTTCGTAGCATAGTGCTACCAGCTTACCAATATAACTTTCTGCCTGCTTTGGATTATTTTTAAAGTCCTTTGCAACAGCAGGCATGTACTCTCCATTCTGACTTTTTAAACTATATCCCTTTTCAGTAATAGTAAATGACACTACCTTAAGACTCGGGTTTTTAAAGATTTCTACCAACCGGTTCCAGTCAGATGTATTAGCAGTATCTACACATAAAGCCTCTGCCACACTGGCTATCACTTTCTTTTGTAAATTTCCGTCCGGCATTAAGGTAACTAAAAGCGTCAAATTATCACTATTTTTATAGCTGTGTTCTATAATTTCATAGTCATAGCCCTCTGCTACTATAATTCCACTTTCCATAATGCCTTGGTTTAAAAGCTCCTGGCATACAGCAGCCGGAAATGCTCTAAATATATTGCCCCCGCCAAAGTGTACCCACTCCGGTTTATGCTTTGTATTTTCTTTCATTTTCTCTATTGAAAAAGCAGGAATTTCATACCCCTTCTCTTCCCATTGCTGTCTATTATTAAGTTCGTCTAGTTTTAACTTCATAATACCTCCATTCCAACTGCCCTGAAACCTCTAGCCCTACTACAGCCAATATTGTATTTTAATAGTTCCGGGTTTTTAATGTGATTTTTCAATAGCCTCAAGTAAGCCGTTCAAATAAGTTGCGCCTAAGGCTCTGTCATACAGACCGTAGCCGGGCATAGATACTTCTCCCCAGATTGCTCGTCCATGGTCAGGACGGATAGGTCCATCAAACTCCGTTTCATATAAAGCTTTCATAATTTCATACATATCAAAAGAACCGTCACTAGATAAATGTGCTGCTTCATCAAATTTACCGGGCGCGTGGTGAATGAGATTTCTGACATGTGCAAAATGAATTCTTCCCTTAGCTGCATGTATTATACCACATAAATCATTGTTTGGATTAGAACCATAGGAGCCGGAACAAAACGTTAAACCATTGAATTTTGCGTCTACTGCCTTTAAAAGCCTTATTACATTTTCTTTATTTGTTACAATTCTTGGAAGATTAAATACCGGCCAAGCTGGATCATCCGGGTGAATTGCCATTTTTATATCATATTGCTCACAAACCGATTGAATTCTCTTTAAGAAATATACAAGATTTTCAAACAGCTTCTCACTGTCCACATCCTTATATTTTTCAAATAGCTCTTTTACGCGTCCAAGACGTTCTGGTTCCCAGCCCGGAAGAACGAAACCATTACTCTTTTTGTCAATTTCATTAAACATTTTTATGGGATCTATTTTATCAATTATTTCCTGATCGTAGGATAATACAGTGGAACCATCTGGCCTTACCTTTGCTAAATCAGCTCGGGTCCAGTCAAATACAGGCATAAAATTATAACATACCAAATGGATATCAGCCTTTCCCAAATTCTCAAGAGTAGTTATATAATTATCGATATACCCTTCTCTGTCCGGTAAACCAATCTTTATAGAATCATGGATATTAACACTTTCTATTCCTGCAAGCTCTAGACCACCGGCGTTTACTTCTCCTTTTAATTTTAATATATCTTCTAAAGTCCAGGCCTCTCCCGCCGGAATATCATAAAGAGTTGTGATTACTCCTTTTACTCCGGGAATTTGTCTAATTTGCTCCAATGTAACGGAATCATGTTTACTACCAAACCAACGTAATGTCATTTGCATAATAGTTTATCTCCTTTTTTATTCTACTTGTATACTAGTATATTAAAAACCTTCTGAATTGTCAAGTAAATCGCAATTAAACCTAACAAAAAGGAGGTTCCTCTCCTTCTATCAATCAATTTATTTCTGACTATAATAAGAAGAGGAACCTTTTGTTAAAACATATCACAATTAGGAGGCAGGATATATTTTAAGTGCTTGATATTATTCGATGGTTAAACCGGCACTTGCATAGCCAACAATAGCTGTTGCTATATCAAGTCCTGCGGTTACAGCAGGCGTAAATATCAACAATAAACGTGTTCCAGCAGTAACCGGGATGGATAAACCACTGGTGATACCACTTGAAATTTCACCAATGGAAATTAACCCGGTAAGGGGAGGAGTTAAAGTTACGGATGCTCCGGGTACGGCGGTAAAGGTATTATTTGGTACAGTAGATCTATACAACTGTGCAGTAATTGCTACAGTTGAACCTATTAGTGAAACTGCTGCTGTAGTACTAAAATAACCTGCTAAGGATGTTATTGTACCGTCTCTTGGAACTGAGAAAGCAAAATTCAGTAATGGCAGTGTATTAATAATAATAGAACCACCCAGTATCTCAATTTCCGGTGCAGCGCTGCCGAAACCTATGGCAGCAGAAGTATTTAAAATACCTCCTAACACGGTTGTTAATGGCACTGGAATTCCAGAAGCAAACGGTATTATTGCACCTGCTCCTGCTGGTCCTGGAGGACCTTGTGGGCCTTCCGGACCCGTTGGACCGGTCGGACCTGCTGGACCTGTTGGACCTGTTGGGCCTTCTGGACCTGTTGGACCCGTTGGACCTTCCGGACCTGTCGGGCCTGTCGGACCCGTTGGACCTGTTGGACCCGCTGGGCCTTCTGGACCGGTCGGACCTGCCGGACCTTCTGGACCGGTTGGGCCTTCTGGGCCTGTCGGACCCGTTGGACCTTCTGGACCGGTCGGACCGGTCGGACCCGTTGGACCGGTTGGACCGGTTGGACCTTCTGGGCCGGTTGGACCGGTCGGACCTTGCGGACCGGTTGGGCCTTCTGGGCCTGTCGGACCTTCTGGACCCGTTGGACCAGTTAGACCTTGCGGACCTGCTGGACCTTCTGGGCCGGTCGGACCTTCTGGACCCGTTGGACCGGTTAGACCTTGCGGACCCGTTGGACCTTCTGGACCTTCTGGACCGGTCGGACCTGCTGGACCTGTTGGACCAGTTAGACCTTGCGGACCCGTTGGACCTTCTGGACCGGTCGGACCTGCTGGACCCGTTGGACCGGTTAGACCTTGCGGACCTGCTGGACCTTCTGGACCGGTGGGGCCTTCTGGGCCAACTGGACCCGTTGAACCGGTTGGACCTG
The nucleotide sequence above comes from Anaerocolumna cellulosilytica. Encoded proteins:
- a CDS encoding exosporium glycoprotein BclB-related protein; amino-acid sequence: MSIDKYYSNADDSINKKDTRDVAAADYANSWRPGRDCYKPDPCHPPCPPPGPPGPPGPPGPPGPVGPMGPRGPAGPQGATGASGPAGAQGPAGATGPEGPQGEAGPAGPPGSTGATGAQGPAGVTGPVGPEGPIGPQGPAGPTGSTGPVGPEGPTGPEGPAGPQGLTGPTGPAGPTGPEGPTGPQGLTGPTGPAGPTGPEGPEGPTGPQGLTGPTGPEGPTGPEGPAGPQGLTGPTGPEGPTGPEGPTGPQGPTGPTGPEGPTGPTGPTGPTGPTGPEGPTGPTGPEGPTGPEGPAGPTGPEGPAGPTGPTGPTGPTGPEGPTGPTGPEGPTGPTGPAGPTGPTGPEGPQGPPGPAGAGAIIPFASGIPVPLTTVLGGILNTSAAIGFGSAAPEIEILGGSIIINTLPLLNFAFSVPRDGTITSLAGYFSTTAAVSLIGSTVAITAQLYRSTVPNNTFTAVPGASVTLTPPLTGLISIGEISSGITSGLSIPVTAGTRLLLIFTPAVTAGLDIATAIVGYASAGLTIE
- a CDS encoding mannitol dehydrogenase family protein, whose product is MKLKLDELNNRQQWEEKGYEIPAFSIEKMKENTKHKPEWVHFGGGNIFRAFPAAVCQELLNQGIMESGIIVAEGYDYEIIEHSYKNSDNLTLLVTLMPDGNLQKKVIASVAEALCVDTANTSDWNRLVEIFKNPSLKVVSFTITEKGYSLKSQNGEYMPAVAKDFKNNPKQAESYIGKLVALCYERFLAGKLPGNLQGKLPLALVSMDNCSHNGSKLKEAVTSFAKIWVENGITAPEFLEYVSEDISYPWSMIDKITPRPADSVLEILKADGFEDTEAYITSKNTYIAPFVNAEAPQYLVIEDAFNNGKLPLDLGGIIYTDRATVDKVEKMKVCTCLNPLHTALAIFGCLLSYDKISDEMKDQELTALIKKIGYQEGLPVVVDPGIIKPADFLQEVLSVRLPNPFMPDTPQRIACDTSQKLSIRFGETIKAYIERPDLDVTQLTFIPLVLAGWCRYLMGVNDKGQPFELSPDPMLNHLVPLFSDINLGENIDVTKCLKDILSNDLIFGVDLYKVGLGEKIEGFFKEMIKGEGAVRDTLKKYLDEEQHL
- the uxuA gene encoding mannonate dehydratase; translation: MQMTLRWFGSKHDSVTLEQIRQIPGVKGVITTLYDIPAGEAWTLEDILKLKGEVNAGGLELAGIESVNIHDSIKIGLPDREGYIDNYITTLENLGKADIHLVCYNFMPVFDWTRADLAKVRPDGSTVLSYDQEIIDKIDPIKMFNEIDKKSNGFVLPGWEPERLGRVKELFEKYKDVDSEKLFENLVYFLKRIQSVCEQYDIKMAIHPDDPAWPVFNLPRIVTNKENVIRLLKAVDAKFNGLTFCSGSYGSNPNNDLCGIIHAAKGRIHFAHVRNLIHHAPGKFDEAAHLSSDGSFDMYEIMKALYETEFDGPIRPDHGRAIWGEVSMPGYGLYDRALGATYLNGLLEAIEKSH
- a CDS encoding GntR family transcriptional regulator, producing the protein MYTMERMEKETAREYAFRVIKYNIISLELTPGSMVSENELAEEMGISRTPVREALIELSKLKVVEIYPQRGSFISLIDNELVEEARFVRLLLEQTMVMESCDAASEENLLALEEILRLQDFYLERGAKDKLLQLDNEFHELLFTINNKKFTYDLISGMMTHFDRVRRLSLSVIKDSKNISDHKKLVDAIRNKDKELAKEVITDHLSRYKLNKIELMEQYPAYFKLK